In Pyrus communis chromosome 1, drPyrComm1.1, whole genome shotgun sequence, the following are encoded in one genomic region:
- the LOC137709873 gene encoding uncharacterized protein isoform X1, protein MNTRVRTRLQSMKPPEKNKNEKVSMQGSKITDTRKVISNGRASSRERKLALQQDVDKLKKKLRHEENVHRALQRAFTRPLGALPRLPPYLPPYTLELLAEVAVLEEEVVRLEEQVVHFRKDLYQEAVYISTSKRNMETSSAVSSDSYPIKNPKFQSQGGNNSTNSTEKDCPSSYVSDDKQGKENQSYNNSTKSNERALIHKGQVRTPAKRPPIDHRAADKRLEPQKLQFETRTADQESAQARLPSVPDKELSGDNSPNKISENIINCLSSILMRMSSVKNSGPAENWDPYDICLEFGQRDIGPYKQLHAIEARNINLNQTANALFLLRRLKLLLRKLASVNLQSLNHQEKLAFWINIYNSCMINAFLEHGIPESPEIIVALMQKATINVGGHILNAITIEHFILRLPFHSKYTFSKGTKNDEKTARNTFGLELSEPLVTFALSCGSWSSPSVRVYTASQVENELEVAKREYLQAAVGISSNRFAIPKILDWYLPDFAKDLESLLDWICLQLPSELGKEALKLLERGKNEPLLQFVQVMPYEFNFRYLLCT, encoded by the exons AGAGAGAAAATTGGCTTTACAACAAGAt GTTGATaagttgaagaagaagctcaGACATGAAGAGAATGTACACAGAGCTTTGCAGAGGGCATTTACAAGACCCTTAGGAGCTCTTCCTCGTCTTCCTCCTTATCTGCCTCCTTAT aCATTAGAGCTTCTAGCAGAAGTGGCGGTTTTGGAAGAGGAGGTGGTTCGGCTCGAAGAACAGGTAGTGCATTTTAGGAAGGACTTGTATCAGGAAGCTGTATACATTTCAACCTCCAAGAGGAACATGGAAACATCCTCAGCTGTTTCATCTGATTCGTACCCGATAAAGAATCCCAAATTTCAATCTCAAGGGGGAAACAATTCTACCAATTCCACTGAAAAGGATTGTCCATCCTCTTACG TTTCAGATGATAAGCAGGGAAAAGAGAACCAATCATATAATAATTCTACGAAGAGCAATGAGAGAGCCTTGATCCATAAAGGTCAGGTTAGGACTCCAGCGAAGAGACCTCCAATCGATCACAGAGCTGCAGATAAGCGTTTAGAGCCTCAGAAACTACAG TTTGAAACTAGAACTGCGGATCAAGAAAGTGCGCAAGCAAGACTTCCTAGTGTGCCGGACAAGGAGTTGTCAGGAGATAACAGTCCGAACAAAATTTCAGAAAATATTATCAATTGCTTATCAAGCATTCTCATGAGAATGAGTTCAGTTAAGAATTCGGGTCCTGCAGAAAATTGGGATCCTTATGATATTTGTTTGGAATTTGGACAAAGAGATATCGGTCCATATAAGCAATTACACGCAATCGAAGCTCGGAATATTAATCTAAACCAAACAGCAAATGCTTTGTTCCTACTCCGCAGATTGAA ACTACTGCTACGGAAACTTGCTTCTGTAAATTTACAAAGCCTCAATCATCAGGAGAAGCTTGCCTTCTGGATCAATATATACAACTCCTGCATGATAAAT GCCTTCCTTGAGCACGGCATACCTGAGAGTCCCGAGATAATTGTTGCCCTAATGCAGAAG GCGACAATAAATGTTGGGGGACACATACTGAATGCAATAACGATTGAACATTTCATCTTGAGACTGCCTTTTCACTCAAAATAT ACCTTCTCCAAGGGTACAAAAAATGATGAGAAGACGGCAAGAAATACTTTCGGATTGGAATTATCCGAACCGTTGGTAACGTTTGCGCTATCATGTGGCAGCTGGTCCTCCCCTTCT GTGAGAGTGTACACTGCATCCCAAGTTGAAAATGAACTGGAAGTTGCAAAAAGAGAGTACCTACAAGCTGCAGTTGGAATTTCATCAAATAGGTTTGCAATTCCAAAGATTTTGGATTGGTATTTACCTGATTTTGCTAAGGATTTGGAGTCATTGCTTGATTGGATCTGCCTTCAGCTCCCAAGTGAACTAGGAAAAGAGGCACTTAAGCTTCTTGAAAGAGGTAAAAATGAGCCTCTTTTACAATTTGTCCAAGTAATGCCGTATGAGTTTAATTTTAGGTACCTTCTATGCACATGA
- the LOC137709873 gene encoding uncharacterized protein isoform X2 — protein sequence MNTRVRTRLQSMKPPEKNKNVSMQGSKITDTRKVISNGRASSRERKLALQQDVDKLKKKLRHEENVHRALQRAFTRPLGALPRLPPYLPPYTLELLAEVAVLEEEVVRLEEQVVHFRKDLYQEAVYISTSKRNMETSSAVSSDSYPIKNPKFQSQGGNNSTNSTEKDCPSSYVSDDKQGKENQSYNNSTKSNERALIHKGQVRTPAKRPPIDHRAADKRLEPQKLQFETRTADQESAQARLPSVPDKELSGDNSPNKISENIINCLSSILMRMSSVKNSGPAENWDPYDICLEFGQRDIGPYKQLHAIEARNINLNQTANALFLLRRLKLLLRKLASVNLQSLNHQEKLAFWINIYNSCMINAFLEHGIPESPEIIVALMQKATINVGGHILNAITIEHFILRLPFHSKYTFSKGTKNDEKTARNTFGLELSEPLVTFALSCGSWSSPSVRVYTASQVENELEVAKREYLQAAVGISSNRFAIPKILDWYLPDFAKDLESLLDWICLQLPSELGKEALKLLERGKNEPLLQFVQVMPYEFNFRYLLCT from the exons AGAGAGAAAATTGGCTTTACAACAAGAt GTTGATaagttgaagaagaagctcaGACATGAAGAGAATGTACACAGAGCTTTGCAGAGGGCATTTACAAGACCCTTAGGAGCTCTTCCTCGTCTTCCTCCTTATCTGCCTCCTTAT aCATTAGAGCTTCTAGCAGAAGTGGCGGTTTTGGAAGAGGAGGTGGTTCGGCTCGAAGAACAGGTAGTGCATTTTAGGAAGGACTTGTATCAGGAAGCTGTATACATTTCAACCTCCAAGAGGAACATGGAAACATCCTCAGCTGTTTCATCTGATTCGTACCCGATAAAGAATCCCAAATTTCAATCTCAAGGGGGAAACAATTCTACCAATTCCACTGAAAAGGATTGTCCATCCTCTTACG TTTCAGATGATAAGCAGGGAAAAGAGAACCAATCATATAATAATTCTACGAAGAGCAATGAGAGAGCCTTGATCCATAAAGGTCAGGTTAGGACTCCAGCGAAGAGACCTCCAATCGATCACAGAGCTGCAGATAAGCGTTTAGAGCCTCAGAAACTACAG TTTGAAACTAGAACTGCGGATCAAGAAAGTGCGCAAGCAAGACTTCCTAGTGTGCCGGACAAGGAGTTGTCAGGAGATAACAGTCCGAACAAAATTTCAGAAAATATTATCAATTGCTTATCAAGCATTCTCATGAGAATGAGTTCAGTTAAGAATTCGGGTCCTGCAGAAAATTGGGATCCTTATGATATTTGTTTGGAATTTGGACAAAGAGATATCGGTCCATATAAGCAATTACACGCAATCGAAGCTCGGAATATTAATCTAAACCAAACAGCAAATGCTTTGTTCCTACTCCGCAGATTGAA ACTACTGCTACGGAAACTTGCTTCTGTAAATTTACAAAGCCTCAATCATCAGGAGAAGCTTGCCTTCTGGATCAATATATACAACTCCTGCATGATAAAT GCCTTCCTTGAGCACGGCATACCTGAGAGTCCCGAGATAATTGTTGCCCTAATGCAGAAG GCGACAATAAATGTTGGGGGACACATACTGAATGCAATAACGATTGAACATTTCATCTTGAGACTGCCTTTTCACTCAAAATAT ACCTTCTCCAAGGGTACAAAAAATGATGAGAAGACGGCAAGAAATACTTTCGGATTGGAATTATCCGAACCGTTGGTAACGTTTGCGCTATCATGTGGCAGCTGGTCCTCCCCTTCT GTGAGAGTGTACACTGCATCCCAAGTTGAAAATGAACTGGAAGTTGCAAAAAGAGAGTACCTACAAGCTGCAGTTGGAATTTCATCAAATAGGTTTGCAATTCCAAAGATTTTGGATTGGTATTTACCTGATTTTGCTAAGGATTTGGAGTCATTGCTTGATTGGATCTGCCTTCAGCTCCCAAGTGAACTAGGAAAAGAGGCACTTAAGCTTCTTGAAAGAGGTAAAAATGAGCCTCTTTTACAATTTGTCCAAGTAATGCCGTATGAGTTTAATTTTAGGTACCTTCTATGCACATGA
- the LOC137726866 gene encoding uncharacterized protein produces the protein MEVLITSRADMDFDFNSARSSPSVTAPSTPRRFGDFYMSAPTSPTRMSEFYRDFEEFSNTSNWKDDETASQAATPRSPKSHKREEDFGFDDFAFDVGEEVQRTSLSAEELFDGGVIRPFNKPPPPPSIFRKVLSPRRKKGKEYPFGSSSPTQMGNYTRRSERRSDQQQQRGRERAPAALSSSISGRRATRSVSPLRVSEYQWVEEEKQNQQKQQQPQQNNKQLAPTAMFTSCLVSKASRKWKLKDFLLFRSASEGRATDKDPFRKYSTLFRKNEDMKNSSFRSIDSPASVSSSRRKGPPVSAHELHYTVNKAASNDMKKKTFLPYKQGILGRLAFNPAVGALANGFGSLSRK, from the coding sequence ATGGAGGTGCTGATAACAAGTAGAGCAGACATGGATTTCGATTTTAACAGCGCTCGATCCTCGCCGTCTGTGACTGCACCTTCGACACCACGGCGGTTTGGAGACTTCTATATGAGTGCACCAACAAGCCCAACTCGGATGTCCGAGTTTTATAGGGATTTTGAGGAATTTTCCAACACGAGTAACTGGAAAGATGATGAGACAGCATCTCAAGCAGCCACCCCAAGATCACCGAAATCACATAAACGTGAGGAGGACTTTGGATTCGATGACTTTGCTTTTGATGTTGGTGAAGAGGTACAAAGAACTTCCCTCTCAGCTGAAGAGCTTTTCGATGGCGGCGTCATAAGACCCTTTAATAAGCCTCCACCTCCTCCATCCATTTTCCGTAAGGTTCTTTCGCCTAGACGGAAAAAGGGTAAAGAATATCCATTTGGGTCATCGTCCCCGACCCAAATGGGCAACTACACAAGAAGAAGCGAGAGAAGAAGcgatcaacaacaacaaagaggtAGAGAGAGAGCTCCAGCAGCCTTGTCATCCTCCATTTCAGGCAGAAGAGCGACGAGATCGGTGTCACCTTTGAGGGTTTCAGAGTACCAATgggtagaagaagaaaaacaaaatcaacagaAGCAACAGCAGCCACAACAAAACAACAAGCAGTTAGCTCCTACAGCTATGTTTACATCCTGCTTAGTTTCTAAGGCTTCAAGAAAATGGAAACTGAAGGATTTTTTGTTGTTTCGAAGCGCATCGGAGGGAAGAGCCACAGATAAAGATCCATTCAGGAAGTACTCAACTTTGTTCAGAAAAAATGAAGACATGAAGAACTCCAGCTTCAGGTCAATAGACAGCCCGGCCTCGGTTTCGAGCTCGAGGAGAAAAGGGCCGCCAGTTTCAGCTCACGAGTTGCATTACACCGTGAACAAAGCAGCGTCTAATGATATGAAGAAGAAAACCTTCTTGCCTTACAAGCAGGGCATTTTGGGTAGACTGGCCTTCAATCCCGCAGTCGGTGCCCTTGCCAATGGCTTTGGGTCTCTTTCAAGAAAATGA